TGTCCTTTCACGAGTACATCGTATAACAGGTCCCAGTCTTTTTCCGTATGATCTTCCAGGGGTTTGGAGATAGAAAGGCCGGCGCAGTTTACTACAATATCTACTCCTCCGAAGGCCAGTATGGCGGCCTCGTAGGTTTTGCGGATAGAAGCGGCGTCTGTTACATCCAGCACCTCAGCAGCGAATCCGTCTTTGCCGAATGATTTACCGAATTCTTCCTTCGCAGATGCCAGTCGTTGTGCATCGTTATCATTAATCATTACCACAGCGCCTTCTTCTGCAAATTTCCTGGCGATAGCTTTGCCAATACCGCCGGCACTACCGGTTACCAGCGCCACACGACCGGTGAGGGCCTTAGGCTTAGGCATACGCTGGAGTTTTGCTTCTTCCAGTAACCAGTATTCAATATTGAACGCCTCCTGCCGGGGCAGTGCAGTGTATTCCGACACAGCTTCCGCACCGCGCATTACGTTGATCGCGTTGATATAAAATTCAGCGGCCACACGTGCAGTTTGTTTATCTTTTGCAAAGGTGAACATACCTACTCCCGGGTAAAGGATCACCACAGGGTTAGGATCACGCATAGCCGGACTATTCGGATGTTTGCAGCTGTTGTAGTATTCTTCATACATCGCACGGTAGCTGGTAAACAGTGGCGCCAGGGATGCTTTAACAGCGGCGGTATCTTTCAGGTCCGCATCCGGTGCCAGGTTCAGCACCAGCGGACTGATCTTGGTACGCAGGAAGTGATCAGGACAGCTGGTACCCAATGGCGCCAGGCGATCGAGGTCATTGGAGTTGATGAAATCTAATACACGCTGATCATCGGTGAAATGTCCTATCATTCTCTGGCGGGAGGAGCAGCAACCACGTAAAACAGGCGCCAGTGCAGCAGCCTGTTTAAGGCGTTGATCAGCGGGCAGTGCATTGAGTTTAACGCCGCCAAAAACCGGTTTACTTTTACCTGTATGCTCTTCAAGGTAAGCAGCACAACGTTCAATCACTTCCAGGGTATTGATATAGCTTTCATATGCAGTATCGCCCCAGGTGAAAAGGCCGTGCGAACCCAGCATAATACCGCGGATACCGGGGTTCTCGTCCAGGCATTGTTTCAATTGTAATCCCAGATCAAAACCGGGCTTTTGCCAGGGTACCCATCCTATTGTGCCGTTGAACAGTTCCTGTGTGATCTTCTTCCCATCTTTCGCAGCAGCGATGGCAATGGCTGCATCCGGATGCAGGTGATCGATATGTTTAAAAGGCAGAAAACCATGCAGGGGCGTATCAATGGACGGCGCTTTGGAACTGAGGTCATAAATACAGTGATTAAACAGCTCCACCATCTCATCTTCATGCTCAATTCCTCTGTATATATTCTTCAGGCTACGCAGCCGGTCCACATAAAGAGCGGCCAGTCCGCTTTTTTTGAGTGTGCCCAGATCGCCACCTGATCCTTTTACCCACATCACTTCCACCGGTTCGCCTGTCAACGGATCTTTTGCCATGGCCTTGCAGGATGTATTACCTCCACCGTAGTTAGTAAGACGGAGATCAGCGCCCAACAAATTGGAACGATATATGAGCAGGGCTACTTCATCACCAGCCATACCGGCTGCCGTTGCTTCATCCCATAAATAACTGACATGCCTGAATTGTGCAGTAGTTCCATCTAAAGACATACTCTATAATTTTAACGTTTTAAATTGCGATAATGCAGTGGGTTAATTTTCTAATGAATTGCCATAGCCCACCAGGATAACAGACAGAATAATTGTAAATATACCCAGGGAGATAGTGGCGAATGTTTTCTTACTGGCATTTTTCCATTCCTTCAACACAAAACCCCACATACCCGAAATCAGAATGATGAAAGCCATATGAAGGATCCAGGAACTGGCATCATTGCCGAGTTTACTTTCTCCCATACCATAGAAAAAGAATTGAAGGAACCAGGTAGTTCCTGCGATAGCAGCGAACAGGTAATTCTTCACCAGTGGGGTTTGCTTATTCGTATAATCGTTAAACGACCGGTTCCTGGTATTCAGGATCATGCACCAGATAAAATTGGTGGTTAAACCACCGAGCATGATCACTACAAAAATAACATTGTTTCTGAACAAAGGGTTCGCGTTATTGGCTTCAGCAGCCTTTCCCATACTGTTGCCAGCCGAGATGGCAAAGCTCATGCAGGCACTCAGTATGCCGGAAATAATGGCAACCACCAGGCCTTTACGCAGATTGAACTCCTGTATGCTTTCTGTTTTCTGTTCCTCACTCAGCTCCTTTTCCTTCATCATACCAGCTTTTCCGCAAATGGCGATCCCGGCAAGACAAACACCCACTCCCAACAGCACATATAAGCCTCTGGGACTGTGCAGCATAGCAGTAAAGTTATTGGGATCCGTACTGAAAAACTCCCGGTATATGGGTGGAATCAGCGCTCCGAAAGC
The genomic region above belongs to Chitinophaga sp. 180180018-3 and contains:
- a CDS encoding bifunctional aldolase/short-chain dehydrogenase, yielding MSLDGTTAQFRHVSYLWDEATAAGMAGDEVALLIYRSNLLGADLRLTNYGGGNTSCKAMAKDPLTGEPVEVMWVKGSGGDLGTLKKSGLAALYVDRLRSLKNIYRGIEHEDEMVELFNHCIYDLSSKAPSIDTPLHGFLPFKHIDHLHPDAAIAIAAAKDGKKITQELFNGTIGWVPWQKPGFDLGLQLKQCLDENPGIRGIMLGSHGLFTWGDTAYESYINTLEVIERCAAYLEEHTGKSKPVFGGVKLNALPADQRLKQAAALAPVLRGCCSSRQRMIGHFTDDQRVLDFINSNDLDRLAPLGTSCPDHFLRTKISPLVLNLAPDADLKDTAAVKASLAPLFTSYRAMYEEYYNSCKHPNSPAMRDPNPVVILYPGVGMFTFAKDKQTARVAAEFYINAINVMRGAEAVSEYTALPRQEAFNIEYWLLEEAKLQRMPKPKALTGRVALVTGSAGGIGKAIARKFAEEGAVVMINDNDAQRLASAKEEFGKSFGKDGFAAEVLDVTDAASIRKTYEAAILAFGGVDIVVNCAGLSISKPLEDHTEKDWDLLYDVLVKGQFLVTQIGVDIMRKQDSGGDILNIVSKNALVSGPNNAAYGSAKAAQLHLSRLNAAELGKDRIRVNVVNPDAVISDSKIWAGAWAEGRAKAYGVTVEELPAFYAKRTLLNEVIVPEDIANACYAFVGGLLNKATGNVLNVDGGVAMAFVR
- the rhaT gene encoding L-rhamnose/proton symporter RhaT; this encodes MQALLGVLFHFLGGFASGSFYIPYKKVRGWSWESYWIVGGIFSWLVVPLVAAWLTVPGFMDIISTTNGQVLFWTWFLGVLWGIGGLTFGLSMRYLGMSLGMAVALGFCSAFGALIPPIYREFFSTDPNNFTAMLHSPRGLYVLLGVGVCLAGIAICGKAGMMKEKELSEEQKTESIQEFNLRKGLVVAIISGILSACMSFAISAGNSMGKAAEANNANPLFRNNVIFVVIMLGGLTTNFIWCMILNTRNRSFNDYTNKQTPLVKNYLFAAIAGTTWFLQFFFYGMGESKLGNDASSWILHMAFIILISGMWGFVLKEWKNASKKTFATISLGIFTIILSVILVGYGNSLEN